From one Trifolium pratense cultivar HEN17-A07 linkage group LG1, ARS_RC_1.1, whole genome shotgun sequence genomic stretch:
- the LOC123902675 gene encoding 60S ribosomal protein L35-like, which produces MARIKVHELRQKTKADLLAQLKDLKAELALLRVAKVTGGAPNKLSKIKVVRLSIAQVLTVISQKQKAALREVYKNKKYLPLDLRPKKTRAIRRRLTKHQASLKTQREQKKETYFPLRKYAIKA; this is translated from the exons ATGG CAAGGATCAAGGTTCATGAGTTGAGGCAGAAAACCAAAGCTGATCTTTTGGCTCAGCTCAAAGACCTCAAGGCTGAACTCGCTTTGCTCCGTGTTGCTAAGGTCACCGGTGGCGCACCTAACAAGCTCTCCAAGAT TAAGGTGGTGAGACTTTCCATTGCTCAGGTTTTGACAGTGATTTCTCAGAAGCAAAAGGCAGCATTGAGGGAGGTGTACAAGAACAAGAAATACTTGCCACTCGATCTTCGCCCAAAGAAGACCAGAGCTATTCGCAGAAGGCTCACCAAGCACCAG GCCTCATTGAAGACCCAGAGGGAGCAGAAAAAGGAGACATATTTCCCATTGAGGAAATATGCTATTAAAGCATAG